GGGTGAGCGCTGATATTGGCTTCCTTTATAAATTGCCCCTCGTCAACAAACTACCGGGTACGGTTAACGTCGGCCTTGCGTTGTACGATGTTGCGGGTTATCCTTTTTCGTTTACCCATGAAGGTGACCTGCAGGGTACCTCTGATCCCGTCACGCTGGCACAAGACATTGAATTCGCCAACACGTTCTTTGCTGCTGAGCCTTCATTCAGACTTGGCGTCGGGTATACCCTGCCCAAAATACCTGGTGGGTTGCTGGACGAGACAGGCTTCACTATCGATTATGCCGGTGGCAAAGACTTGCCAACGGACCAGGCCTTTCTGGCCCATATCAGTATGGGTGCATCCGTCCGGGTTAAAGTGTTATCTGCACGCGCCGGCCTCAACCAGGGCTACCCTACCGTTGGCGGCGGACTACACTTAGCTTTCTTTCATGTGGAGTATGCGTACTATGGCGTGGAAAATGGGCGGTACCCTGGCCAGTTGCCAAGTTGGCACCACGCTGCGCAGATTCGGTTTGGGCTGTAGGCACGCGCCTAACGTTTGCGGGACACCCCCCGTCGATGCGGGCGCATCGACGGGGGTGTATACGCGTCCTAAACTAATCCCCACTAATCAACCCACCGATCAAACCGCCACCAATGCCGGCAACGCCTTTCCTCTCCCCCTGGTTACCGCCACCAAAGCTACCTGCGGCAATGATACGGCCGGCAAGTCGCGACAGCGGTAAGCTCTGCAAAAATACGGGACCAGGGCCGGTTAGTGTAGCCAGAAACAGTCCTTGTCCGCCAAACAGTGCATTTTTGAATCCGCGCACCATCTCGATGTCATAATCTACCGTTGGCGCAAAAGCGGCCAGGCAGCCTGTGTCTACTTTGAGCACTTCCCCCGGGCGGAGATCGCGTTTGACAATTGTGCCGCCGGCATGGATAAACGCAAGTCCATCTCCTTCTAGCCGCTGTAGAATAAACCCTTCCCCACCAAAGAAGCCGGCGCCCAGGCGCTTGGTAAATGCCATTTCAATTTCGATGCCGCGCGCGGCACAAAGAAAGGCGTCTTTCTGGCAGAGAAAGCTGCCGCCTACTTCAGATAGATCCAGGGGCACTATTTTGCCTGGGTATGGTGCGCTAAACGAAATCCTCGCTTTATCGCGCCCATTATGCAGAAACGTAGTAATGAAAAATGATTCTCCGGTAAACAGGCGTTTAAAGCCTCTGAACATGCCACCGTCGGTACCGGTCTGCATTTCGATATCTGCATCCATATACATCATGGTGCCGGCTTCCGCGCGGACGCCTTCACCCGGGTCGAGCTCTATCTCGACCACCTGCATGTCATCACCGTAAATCTTATAATCAATTACATCTGCTGCCATAGATATTCCATCCGTTTAGTTGAAACAGGGTTTACGTCCGCTCGCATTCAAACACCGCCAATCATAACAATGCACCCAGATACACCTATCGAGGTACTTAAAAACCTTGGCCCCAAATCAGCAGAAATGCTGCGGAGCATTGACATCGACACGTTTGCGGCGCTAGAAAAGGCCGGCCCAGTGCTTGTCTACAAGATTTTGCAACACCGATTCAAAGGCGTAAATCTGCTCATGCTCTACGCTTTGTACGGCGCAGTGCACAACAAACACTGGAATAGCTTGTCACCAGCTGAGAAAGAAACATTGAAAGCGGCGGCTTCAGGACCACTGCAAATATCGCATCCCGAACCAGGCAACAGAACCGGCGACTAACCTAGCCCATCGATTCCAGCGCCTCTTGAACATCTTGTCCGTATTTTTCCTGATATAGTTTCATTGCCTTGGTAACAACAGCACGTGCTTTATCAGGGCCCAGGAAATTGTCCACTTTCACTTCCTTCTCTTCGAGTTTTTTGTAGTCTTCAAAGAAGCGCTTGACTTCCCGCAGCATATGCTCGGGTAGCTCCCATATGTGGTAGAATCCGTTGAATGCCGGATCATTGAGGTGTACACAAATAATCTTTTCGTCCGCCTCTCCTTCGTCAAACATTTCCATCACACCAATCGGGCGAGCCGTCAGGATGCTCAGCGGTGCAACGGGCTCCTGCATAATAACCAACACATCAAGCGGATCGTTGTCATCGCCGAGGGTTTGCGGGATAAATCCGTAGTTGGCCGGATAGATCACAGAAGAGTATAGTACCCGGTCCACACGAATCAAGCCGGTCTGCTTGTCCAGTTCATACTTGATTTTGCCGCCGCGCGGGATTTCAATCACTGCCTGAAACGTCTCTGGCGCGTCTTCTCCGATCGGAACAGCGTGCCAGGCATGGGCGGTGCGCATTGGGATATGGGTATTCATTTAATCAGGGTTTTATATCGGGCGCAAGGATCGCGCTTTTCTGCAATTATAAGGTCGGGCCCAGTAGCCGGTAGCATACTGACGCCCCTGGAAGAGCTTATTTTTTGTTCTTTACGTTCCTTTCGTTGCAGATGTTTGCGCTGCCTAAGTCTGAACCCGGATTCCGTTTAAAATTTAACGTACGTTGAACAATGATCTTTTGGCCCAGCTATTCAACGGTCAAAAACTGAACGCTGAAGAGGCAATTGGCATCGGTCCATACGCGCCGTACCCGCAGGCCGGCTTCTTTTCCGATCGCAGCAAACTCCGCAAGGGTGTATTTATAAGAGTTTTCAGTATGTATCGTCTCTTCAGCATCAAAACTGAACTGCTTACCACCAATCGACACAATTTGCGAGGCCTCGCTCACCAGATGCATTTCAATCCGGCCGGCCTCCGCATTATACAAAGCGTGATGCCTGAACTGAGAGAGATCAAAGTCAGCCCCTAATGCTGCATTAATACGTTTGAGCAAATTCAGATTAAATGCGGCGGTAATGCCATGTGCGTCATTGTATGCCGCCTCAAGTATGGCTTTGTCTTTTTTCAGGTCTACCCCAATGAGCAAACCACCTCCCTGATCACCCAGCGTTGATACCCGTTTGAGGAATGTAATGGCTTCTTCCGGCGTAAAATTGCCAATGGTGGATCCGGGGAAATATACGACACGACGTGCAACATGTCGCTCGATCTCGGGCAACGTGAGCGCAGCAGAATAATCAGCGTGTAAAGGATGCACGTCGATATCGGGAAAGTCTTTTCTGAGCTGCGCAGCGCAGGCATAGAGGTAATCCCGCGAAATATCGATAGGTACGTAGCCGGCCAGGTTTTCGAGATGCTGCAACAATATGCGTGTTTTCAGGCTACTGCCGCTACCATACTCGATCAATAACGCTTCAGGACCTACATGGCGCACGATATCCGCCAGGTTGTCCTGCATGATTTTCATTTCCGTACGTGTCGGATAATACTCCTCAAGGTCACAAATTTGATCAAACAGCTGCGACCCTTCCTCATCGTAAAAGTATTTTGAAGGCAACTGCTTTTGAGGCAGTGCAAGCCCGGTGAGTACATCCGATAAAAAGGGGTCGTCGGCTTTAACCGCCGGGGACGAAGTAACGTCTAGGTTCGACATGTATCTGGATTGGGTGGATACAAACTGTTGGTGATTCCCAAGAGCTAACGGACAAATTATATCTACTGGCACTGCAAGCTACATGCAGTGCCAGTAAAGAAAAGGAGCATACAACGGCAAGCCGGCTTATTTGGCCAGGCGAATGCCCATAAATTGCCAGCGCGACTCAGGAGGGAAGAAATTCCTGTAGGTTACGCGGGCATGGGATTGCGATGTGGCACAGGAGGCGCCTCGCAAGACAAATTGATTACACATAAATTTACCGTTGTACTCACCTAGTGCACCTTCAACGGGTTTATATCCTGGATAGGACGTGTACTGGCTCTGGGTCCACTGCCAGACTTCGCCGTACATTTGCTGTAAGCCGGCGTCTGGCGCGGCCACGCGCGGATGATAATAGCCGGCATCCACAAAATTCCCCTCAACAGGTAGCGAAGCTGCAGCAATCTCCCACTCCTGCTCGGTAGCGAGCCGCGCGCCATACCAACGTGCGTAGGCATCTGCCTCGAAGTAGCTGACGTGGCAAACAGGCTCAGCCAGGTTAACGGGCTGTAACCCGGAAAGCGTAAACATATACCAGCGGCCTTTTTTCTTCTCCCAGTACATGGGCGCCTGCCAATCTTCTTCCTGTACCGTCGCCCAACCAGCAGAAAGCCATAACTCGGGGCGTTCGTACCCGCCGGCTTCCATAAACTCGATATACTCGCCATTGGTCACCAAACGGGAGGCCAGGGCAAAATTCTGGATGTAGGTTTTGTGGCGGGGCAGTTCGTTGTCAAAAGAGAATCCGCCCCCTTTGTGCCCCACTTCTCGCACCCCTTCGTCAAAGTTAACCCATGCGATTGGCGCTACCTCAGTTACAGGATCAGCCACATGGGACTGGTAGGCAGGGTAGAGTGGGTTGATAGAAAACACATGTTTGAGATCCGTCAACATGAGCTCTTGATGCTGCTGCTCATGATGAATGCCAATTTCTACAAGCGGCTGGAGCACAGCAAACAGGTCGGCGCTGGCACCTTGTAGCAAGTCTACCATGTGCTCATCCACATGGGCACGGTATCCATAAACCTCTTTCACAGTAGGCCGCGAAAGCAAACCCCGACGCGCCCGGCAATGGCGCTCACCAGCCTGGACGTAATAGGAATTAAACAGGAAAGGAAACTGGCTGTGAAACAACCCATATTGCTGGAAATGCGGACGCAGGATAAACGTCTCAAAAAACCAGCTTGTATGCGCCAAATGCCACTTGGTAGGGCTAACGTCCGGCATAGATTGGATAACGTAATCTTCAGGGACAAGCGGCGAACAGAGCGCTTCGGAGAAATTACGTACACTTTGGAATCGACGGACCAAGTGGCTTCTATCGTCGTCATTCAAAGGCTCAGCAACAAGCACGTCAGCCGTTGTAGAGGGATGCGAATGGTCTTCAACCTGCATGAAAAAGAATCAGTAAGTGGCTTGGAGTATCCTGGCTTGATGTACACATGTTTAAAATATGTGTTCCGCCACACACGGGATATCCCGATTCCGGTGGCAGCATCTCAGGTAATGCTTTGAGTTGGATAGGCCGGCGTCAAAAACAACAATGCATTTGGGGCAGATCAGACTGGGCAAGCAGTGGGACGTTACCTACCCTTCAGACGCACTTGACGGGATTCTGTTACAAGAAAGGGCAGAAGTGATCAACACTCCTGCCCTTGAATGCCACAATGCCTTGGCAGTGCTGCAATTCAAAAATCTTGACGGTTGCTTATTCAACCTCTACAACGCGAGACTCAGGGCCATTTTTCATGACTGATGCGATGCCTTTCTTCATTGAAGATTTGGAAGAATAGCTTTCGCTCTTGCCAATTACTTCTGAGTTTTTGGCTTTCAGCACGAAATACGGATTACCATTTTTGTCTTCCAACGCGTCGAACTGTCCTTCAGATACTGAGTTTTTGCGAACAGACTCGATGCCATTTTTGCAACCACGCTTGTCAGCATACATCTGGCTGGAAAGAATAATCTCTCCGTTGCCAGCTTTCAGGTTGAAATAGAATTTGCCATTTTTCGCTTTTTTGATTTCAAATTTTCCAGGCATAATGGTAATAAGTTTGAAAGTGAGTGTTTAAGCCTTTTTTGAGGCTGGTGCAAAAGATACCATTGCTCAGCCCAGGTCGGAAAAGCCATTTCCCGGTAAGCTACTACGATCCGAGCGGTACTGCAAGGACTTTTTTCAGGAATAGGATATTTTTTGCATCCCATTTGCAAGACATGGCAATTTTATTGCTACGTCGTCTGCTTGTTTATGCGAGGCCACAGTGAAGTTTTTCCCGATGCCCGCTTCAAAATAACCTGCTGAATTGCAATGTTATTGTGTTATTTGCTTTTGATGCCCCTCAATCAATTTTGATACCATATACTACAGCACCCTACCAAAAAATGGAAACCAAGAACCCTGTAAAGATTTGAACCCTGTATCTCACTCAAGTACCTCGGGCGCAATGCGATCTCTTGAACCTGCAATTAAAACGATCTGGACCATCAAGTTTGCATCCTTGCTGGGCAGCATGTTTCTCGCGGCCCTGCTGTACGAGGTATACGTCTATTTTTCCAGAGCAAGCTTCGCCCTGCCACCCGGCGTACTTACAGGTGCATTTCTGATCGTAGGCGTAGCAATTACGTTTTCGGTTCCGAGACTGAGCTATAAGTACTGGCGTTTTGATCTGCGGCAGGAAGAGCTGTACCTCGAACGGGGCATCCTCAACAGGGTACGCACCATTGTACCTTTGCGCCGCATTCAGCACCTCGACGTATCCCAGAATATCCTCGAGCGAGAGTTCAATTTAAGTAAACTGATTGTACATACCGCCGGCAGCAGAAGTAGCGATGTCGTTTTACCAGGCCTCCGGTTTGAAGAAGCAGAACAGCTGCGTGACGATGTAAAACGGTATATCCTGGAAGATGCCGTATGAGAGTTGATCAGCAATTTGATGAAGCGCAGATGCTTCATCCGATGACGCTGGTGCAGCGCTTTCTGCTGAGTTTACCGGCTTTTGTATTGCTCCTGATCCCAATTTTCCGCTCTGCTGATTCTGCAAGTGTGGTCCCCGTTGTGGCCGTCATCGTTTACGGTGTCCTCGCGCTTCCCCTCATTGCCTTGCGCTACTACCGGTTTCGCTACCGGATTACCAGGAAAGAAATTGTTATCCAAAGCGGCGTGCTCAACCGGCAAAACAGGAGCATTCCCATCGAACGTATCCAGAACATCGAAATTGAACAGTCGCTGCTGCCACGCATCTTTGGTACTGCAAAAGTAAAAATTGAAACCGCCGGCAGCTCAAAAACAGAAGGTGTACTGGAATTTGTCGGGATCGAAACAGCCCACGAAATCCGCGAAATTGTCCGTACCTACCAGCAGTCCAGAGAAGCTGCCGCTACCCCGGTAAACTCGGTCGCATCTCAAGATACGGGTCTAACGGACCAACCCATTGCACCAGCGCCGGCAAGGCAACAGGATGCAACTGCTAACACACCGGTCTTCAGCCTGCCGCTATCTCGCGTGCTGATGGTGGGCGTCATGCGCTTCTCATTGCTCTATATCGCAATTGCGTTTTCGCTAATAGAGCAAATGTTACCTAATCCGGACGAACTTGAGGTCTGGCTTCGACGCGGTTGGCTTAAGCCACTTACAGAATATGGTACAGATTCTCCCTGGCAACTCACCGCTGTCATTATATTCTCTGCTGTTTTACTCTCCTGGCTTTCCGGCATCCTCGTGAGCTTCAACCGATACTACGGTTTCAAACTCTGGTTGGAGAGCGACAAAATGCACAAGCGCCACGGATTACTCACCCTTTCGCAAGGCACCATTCCGTTACGCCGCGTCCAGGCCATGATCCTCCGCGCCAACATGTTGATGCGGCGGTTTAAGTGGATTACACTCGAAGTGCAAACAATGGGACTCGAAGCAACGGGGCGCGGTCATCAGGTAGTTGCCCCGCTTGCACGGCTCCCCGTAGCAATGGGACTGGCAAATCATATTGGCCCCGTCACGTTGCCAGAGCACTTTACACCCGTCTCCCGACTGACTATCCGGCGTACCATCGTCCGCTTTACGGTAGCCCTGCT
This window of the Bacteroidota bacterium genome carries:
- a CDS encoding TfoX/Sxy family DNA transformation protein — encoded protein: MHPDTPIEVLKNLGPKSAEMLRSIDIDTFAALEKAGPVLVYKILQHRFKGVNLLMLYALYGAVHNKHWNSLSPAEKETLKAAASGPLQISHPEPGNRTGD
- a CDS encoding PH domain-containing protein; amino-acid sequence: MRSLEPAIKTIWTIKFASLLGSMFLAALLYEVYVYFSRASFALPPGVLTGAFLIVGVAITFSVPRLSYKYWRFDLRQEELYLERGILNRVRTIVPLRRIQHLDVSQNILEREFNLSKLIVHTAGSRSSDVVLPGLRFEEAEQLRDDVKRYILEDAV
- a CDS encoding DUF1508 domain-containing protein produces the protein MMPGKFEIKKAKNGKFYFNLKAGNGEIILSSQMYADKRGCKNGIESVRKNSVSEGQFDALEDKNGNPYFVLKAKNSEVIGKSESYSSKSSMKKGIASVMKNGPESRVVEVE
- a CDS encoding PH domain-containing protein; translated protein: MRVDQQFDEAQMLHPMTLVQRFLLSLPAFVLLLIPIFRSADSASVVPVVAVIVYGVLALPLIALRYYRFRYRITRKEIVIQSGVLNRQNRSIPIERIQNIEIEQSLLPRIFGTAKVKIETAGSSKTEGVLEFVGIETAHEIREIVRTYQQSREAAATPVNSVASQDTGLTDQPIAPAPARQQDATANTPVFSLPLSRVLMVGVMRFSLLYIAIAFSLIEQMLPNPDELEVWLRRGWLKPLTEYGTDSPWQLTAVIIFSAVLLSWLSGILVSFNRYYGFKLWLESDKMHKRHGLLTLSQGTIPLRRVQAMILRANMLMRRFKWITLEVQTMGLEATGRGHQVVAPLARLPVAMGLANHIGPVTLPEHFTPVSRLTIRRTIVRFTVALLVTVLPTAYFWQPALWGLLALPAIPFYAFQHYKNHGYALQEDTLYVRRGVFRHFIWMIPVSKFQVLYGESSIFQRRLGLETVYIDTAGAGGLALPEIIDVPTEEATALIEACYNRFQQAFATP
- the egtB gene encoding ergothioneine biosynthesis protein EgtB; the protein is MQVEDHSHPSTTADVLVAEPLNDDDRSHLVRRFQSVRNFSEALCSPLVPEDYVIQSMPDVSPTKWHLAHTSWFFETFILRPHFQQYGLFHSQFPFLFNSYYVQAGERHCRARRGLLSRPTVKEVYGYRAHVDEHMVDLLQGASADLFAVLQPLVEIGIHHEQQHQELMLTDLKHVFSINPLYPAYQSHVADPVTEVAPIAWVNFDEGVREVGHKGGGFSFDNELPRHKTYIQNFALASRLVTNGEYIEFMEAGGYERPELWLSAGWATVQEEDWQAPMYWEKKKGRWYMFTLSGLQPVNLAEPVCHVSYFEADAYARWYGARLATEQEWEIAAASLPVEGNFVDAGYYHPRVAAPDAGLQQMYGEVWQWTQSQYTSYPGYKPVEGALGEYNGKFMCNQFVLRGASCATSQSHARVTYRNFFPPESRWQFMGIRLAK
- a CDS encoding inorganic diphosphatase, whose amino-acid sequence is MNTHIPMRTAHAWHAVPIGEDAPETFQAVIEIPRGGKIKYELDKQTGLIRVDRVLYSSVIYPANYGFIPQTLGDDNDPLDVLVIMQEPVAPLSILTARPIGVMEMFDEGEADEKIICVHLNDPAFNGFYHIWELPEHMLREVKRFFEDYKKLEEKEVKVDNFLGPDKARAVVTKAMKLYQEKYGQDVQEALESMG
- a CDS encoding TIGR00266 family protein encodes the protein MAADVIDYKIYGDDMQVVEIELDPGEGVRAEAGTMMYMDADIEMQTGTDGGMFRGFKRLFTGESFFITTFLHNGRDKARISFSAPYPGKIVPLDLSEVGGSFLCQKDAFLCAARGIEIEMAFTKRLGAGFFGGEGFILQRLEGDGLAFIHAGGTIVKRDLRPGEVLKVDTGCLAAFAPTVDYDIEMVRGFKNALFGGQGLFLATLTGPGPVFLQSLPLSRLAGRIIAAGSFGGGNQGERKGVAGIGGGLIGGLISGD
- the egtD gene encoding L-histidine N(alpha)-methyltransferase translates to MSNLDVTSSPAVKADDPFLSDVLTGLALPQKQLPSKYFYDEEGSQLFDQICDLEEYYPTRTEMKIMQDNLADIVRHVGPEALLIEYGSGSSLKTRILLQHLENLAGYVPIDISRDYLYACAAQLRKDFPDIDVHPLHADYSAALTLPEIERHVARRVVYFPGSTIGNFTPEEAITFLKRVSTLGDQGGGLLIGVDLKKDKAILEAAYNDAHGITAAFNLNLLKRINAALGADFDLSQFRHHALYNAEAGRIEMHLVSEASQIVSIGGKQFSFDAEETIHTENSYKYTLAEFAAIGKEAGLRVRRVWTDANCLFSVQFLTVE